The genomic interval CATACCTTTTGACATTGTGAAAGGAAAAGGTCCAGTAATATTTGATCCCTTGAGAACAGCAGCTGCTGTGAATGAGGTCAGAGAATTTGTTCCAGAGGAGTGGGTCCCTTATGTAGGGCAGGCTTTAAATGTGTTGCGAGATGAGGTTAGTATGCTTTTCAGCATCGAAATTTGGAGATTGGAAAGGCCTGCTTTAGAAGATTGCTCAATTATCTTATAATGCTGAATTTTTTGTACTGTTTTTTCCTAATGACATTTCTTGAAGTTTGTTGGGTCAATTTTGTAGATTTGTTAAAACATGGCAATGTAATCACTGAAGTTTGGAAGcgtattttcatatttttgcatTGACTTCATGGCTTCACagttattttgtttgatgtttTATTGTAAACTATACATTTGTCTGATTTTTGATATATTCGTTCATTCCATTATATTTATGTGTAGTTAACATCAAACTATTAGCCAATTTCTGACTTCTAGATCAGGTCCAATATTTTCTGGAGAGTAGAGAGTGCAAACCATCTTACATAGAGTTAGAGGGAATAGTACAACTGAAAAGAGGAATAGCACAATTGAAAAGAGGCAATAGCACAACTGAAAAGTGGAATAGCACAATTGAAAAGAGGCAATTGCACAACTGAAATTTCCATGCCTGTTTGGCAGTTGTATTCCTCCATTTAATTTATGAGATATGAACAGTGTGCAATTCAAGGAGGTGATGGAGAGGGATGGGATTGGAAATTGGCATTGCAATGCTTCTTCAAAGCACTTCCATTTCACTGCTGTTGGATTTGGTCCTGTTTACACAATATGAACAGTTGCTTGTGCACAGTTGCATACTAAGTTATTTTGTTAAGCTTGCAGAATTCCACAAATATAGTTAACTAGAATCTATGAACATTCTTTGTGCTTTGTTTTTTGTGCTAATTATTAGGGGAGTGACACCCACTGTTTCCTTCCTAGGTTAACAACGAAGCTGCTGTGTTGGGTTTTGTTGGAGCTCCATTTACGTTGGCATCCTATTGTGTTGAAGGAGGTTCATCAaagaatttttcaaagattAAGAAAATGGCCTTCTCAGAACCAGAGGTATTGAAAACAATCCCATTGCTGATAAATTATCTTTGACATGGATTCTCTTCCATTATAAACACTTGTTGCTTCTTTTATAATGGTGCTGGTTACGAGTACATAGAATACTGAATACTATGCAATCTTccccagaaaaagaaaaacggtTATGCATCCTGCTGATAGTTCTAGGTTATTAGCATGGAAAATATTGTACTTGTctttatatgataaattacTGCAAATGATCAAATGGCATTATTATGTTTATTAACGTAAGCATATGTGGAGTTCATTACCATTTTTGGCCTGAttattgtttggttggatgaaaTTTGGATATTCATATTTGTGGCCAAATTTGACCTCAGTATCTATATTCTTGTAGATTCTGCATAATTTGCTACAGAAGTTTACAACGTCCATGGCTAACTACATTAAATACCAAGCTGACAATGGAGCACAAGCTGTCCAGATTTTTGACTCATGGGCTACAGAACTCAGCccagttgattttgaggagTTTAGCTTGCCTTATCTGAAGCAGATTGTGGATAGTGTGAAAGAAACGCATCCTGAATTGCCTCTGATACTATATGCAAGTGGATCTGGTGGACTGCTGGAGAGGCTTCCATTGACAGGTGTTGATGTTGTTAGCTTGGACTGGACAGTTGATATGGCTGAGGGGAGAAAAAGATTGGGATCGAACATAGCAGTTCAAGGGAATGTTGACCCTGGTGTTCTCTTTGGGTCGAAAGAGTTCATAAGCAAGAGGATTTATGACACCGTGCAGAAAGCTGGTAATAGTGGACATGTATTGAACCTTGGTCATGGCATTAAGGTGGGCACTCCTGAGGAAAATGTTGCCCATTTCTTTGAGGTTGCAAAAGGGATCAGATATTGAAAAAACTAGGCTGTTCAGTGCATTCCTTTCAACCTAGTCCCCATCGGCGAAAGTTGTAGATTCTGCTGCTTGAGGATAGATACAGGAAGCCATGTCTAGCGTAGAATACCTGAAGAGCACATCTTTTGTGATTTCTGTGTTTTGCGATCAGTTTCTTATCTTACTATTAATCTTGTAAGGTTATTTCACTTGAGGTGTAAGAAAATGCTTTTGTAGCAAGTATATTCTAATCATATATGTAACCCTGATATCATCATTTTTATtggcaataaataaatattctagttgaaaatatgtttttcataaaagaaaagCAGGGTTACTCTCTTTTTCGTTTTCATTCTTCCAGCTATTTTTTCAATATCGAACTtcccttgaaaaaaaaatatttttaggttgtGAAGCATAAGGACAAATACTGGTTAGGGTCCCTAGAGTCGAGGCCAACTCCACCCGGTAGATTTGGTGAAATCATAATCATTCTTATGTTTGCGCGGCTAAGATAATGGCATCTCTTGCTCCTAATCTAACTGGTAAATGACTCTGTAAATGAATAACATGAACAGCTTGGGCCGTGTTTCTCTGCCTGGCAATTCTCAAGCTTCTGGACTTGCTGATACTTGTTCTGCCTTCCAAGACGAGTTCTTGCTGAATCATACCATTCCGTCATATATTGAAGATCCAGTCCCAGTCCTTGATTAGAGCATATATAAACGGATCTTCCATATGTGAATCAATGCGAACTTGTTCAacctaaaagaaaaggaatccgATGCATTGTTATCCATAATGCACAATAAAAAGAACTCAATAGTTAGGCTAGTAAGCCTTTGTAGTTTGGCTGAAATTCAAACTGGAACCGTGAATTACATTCTTACAGGAACAGCATGCACATGTGTATTACAATACTTAAAAGCAGTGGGATTTTGAGGCCTTCGGAGAGTTTTGTGCTGGC from Oryza brachyantha chromosome 3, ObraRS2, whole genome shotgun sequence carries:
- the LOC102703195 gene encoding uroporphyrinogen decarboxylase 2, chloroplastic; this translates as MATACPPLSLPPARLPRTSSRAGPARRPLHAARCSAVGEVMAETAAVGTAEEPLLVSAIKGKKVERPPVWLMRQAGRYMKSYQLLCERHPSFRERSENVDLVVEISLQPWKVFKPDGVILFSDILTPLPGMNIPFDIVKGKGPVIFDPLRTAAAVNEVREFVPEEWVPYVGQALNVLRDEVNNEAAVLGFVGAPFTLASYCVEGGSSKNFSKIKKMAFSEPEILHNLLQKFTTSMANYIKYQADNGAQAVQIFDSWATELSPVDFEEFSLPYLKQIVDSVKETHPELPLILYASGSGGLLERLPLTGVDVVSLDWTVDMAEGRKRLGSNIAVQGNVDPGVLFGSKEFISKRIYDTVQKAGNSGHVLNLGHGIKVGTPEENVAHFFEVAKGIRY